A section of the Haliaeetus albicilla chromosome 6, bHalAlb1.1, whole genome shotgun sequence genome encodes:
- the TBC1D23 gene encoding TBC1 domain family member 23 isoform X4 — protein sequence MAEGEEALPPSSSWEKDLADALEEGGCDLETVRNIIQGRQLPADLRAKVWKIALNVVGKGDSLASWDGSLDLPEQSIIHKDCQELIDQLSVPEEEKSVLLLDIESVITFYCKSRNVKYSSCLGWIHLLKPLVHLRLPRSDLYNCFYAIMNKFIPRDCFMKGRPFHLFRLLLQYHEPELCSFLDTKKMTPDSYALNWLGSLFSYYCSAEVTQAIWDGYLQQADPFFIYFLMLIILVNAKDVILAQESDKEEMIKFLETSPANLDLEDIEDLFSLAQYYCSKTPASFRKDNHSLFGSSLLGLKDDDTDLSQALCLAISVSEILQANQQQGEGVRFFVVDCRPAEQYNAGHLSTAFHLDSDLMLQNPSEFAQSVKSLLEAQKQSIESGSVAGGEHLCFMGSGREEEDMYMNMVLAHFLQKNKEYVSIAKGGFMALQQHLADINVEGPENGYGHWIASTSGSRSSINSSVDGDSPNGSSDGKGVKSLVNKMTVALKTKSVNVKEKVISFIENTSTPVDRIPFNIPWPDRASLERHVSSSDRVGKPYRGVKPVFSIGDEEEYDTDEIDSSSMSDDDRKEVVNIQTWINKPDVKYNFPCNEVKENGHMFPSHLLVTATHMYCLREIPSRKGLAYIQSRQALNSVVKITSKKKHPELITFKYGNSNTSGIEILAVERYLIPNAGDATKAIKQQIMKVLDALES from the exons ATGGCGGAAGGGGAAGAGGCGCTGCCGCCGTCGAGCAGCTG GGAAAAAGATCTTGCAGACGCTTTAGAAGAAGGAGGCTGTGATCTTGAAACTGTGAGAAACATCATTCAAGGAAGGCAATTGCCTGCTGATCTGAGGGCCAAAGTCTGGAAG attgcACTTAATGTTGTAGGAAAGGGGGACAGCCTAGCATCCTGGGATGGCTCTTTAGACCTACCTGAACAGAGTATAATTCATAAGGATTGCCAAGAGCTAATTG ACCAGTTGTCAGTGCCAGAAGAGGAGAAGTCGGTATTACTTTTGGATATTGAGTCTGTTATTACTTTTTATTGCAAATCACGCAATGTTAAATACAGTTCTTGCCTCGGCTGGATACATCTACTTAAACCTCTGGTGCACCTTCGTTTGCCACGCAGTGATTTGTACAACTGCTTTTATGCTATCATGAATAAATTCATTCCAAG GGATTGTTTTATGAAGGGAAGACCGTTTCATCTATTTAGACTGCTTCTTCAGTACCATGAGCCTGAACTCTGCTCCTTTCTTGATACTAAGAAGATGACTCCAGACTCATATGCACTCAACTGG CTTGGAAGCCTCTTCTCGTATTACTGTTCAGCTGAAGTCACTCAGGCAATATGGGATGGATATCTACAACAAGCAGATCcattctttatttatttcttaatgttAATCATCCTTGTCAATGCAAA AGACGTTATCTTAGCACAAGAATCAGATAAAGAAGAAATGATAA AATTCTTAGAAACTTCACCAGCCAATCTTGATTTAGAGGATATAGAAGATCTCTTCTCTTTGGCACAATATTACTGTAGCAAAACTCCAGCTTCTTTCAGGAAG GACAACCACAGTCTTTTTGGCAGCAGCTTGCTGGGCCTCAAAGATGATGACACAGACTTGAGCCAGGCTCTCTGTCTAGCAATTTCTGTGTCTGAGATTCTTCAAGCAAATCAGCAACAAGGA GAAGGAGTAAGGTTCTTTGTAGTGGATTGTCGTCCTGCAGAGCAATACAATGCTGGGCATTTATCAACAGCATTTCATTTAGACTCAGATTTG ATGCTTCAAAACCCATCAGAATTTGCACAGTCTGTAAAATCCCTATTGGAAGCACAAAAACAATCTATTGAGTCTGGCTCCGTAGCTGGTGGGGAACATCTCTGCTTCATGGGAAGtggcagggaagaagaagaTATGTATATGAACATGGTGCTAGCACACTTCTTACAG aaaaataaggaGTATGTAAGCATTGCCAAGGGAGGATTTATGG CCCTTCAGCAGCACTTAGCAGATATCAATGTGGAAGGACCAGAAAATGGATATGGCCACTGGATTGCTAGTACCTCAGGCTCAAGAAGTAGCATAAACTCATCTGTTGAT GGTGATTCTCCTAATGGTTCAAGTGATGGAAAAGGAGTAAAGTCCCTGGTGAATAAAATGACGGTTGCTTTGAAGACTAAATCTGtgaatgtgaaagaaaaagttattaGTTTTATTGAAAATACATCTACTCCAGTGGACAG AATACCTTTCAATATTCCCTGGCCAGACAGAGCAAGCCTGGAGCG ACATGTCAGCAGCAGTGACAGAGTAGGAAAACCCTACCGTGGTGTGAAACCAGTATTCAGCATCGGAGATGAAGAAGAATATGATACCG ATGAAATTGATAGCTCCTCTATGTCAGATGATGATCGAAAAGAGGTCGTCAACATCCAAACATGGATAAATAAACCTGATGTGAAGTATAACTTCCCCTGTaatgaagtaaaagaaaatggacatATGTTTCCCAG tCATCTCCTAGTAACAGCAACTCATATGTACTGTTTGAGGGAGATTCCATCGCGAAAGGGACTGGCTTACATACAGTCTCGACAGGCACTTAATTCTGTAGTCAAAATCACATCCAAGAAGAAACATCCAGAACTGATCACCTTTAAATATGGAAATAGCAATACTTCAGGCATAGAAATTTTGGCAGTTGAAAG gtatttgaTTCCAAATGCAGGTGATGCTACCAAAGCCATAAAACAACAGATCATGAAAGTATTGGATGCCTTGGAGAGTTAA
- the TBC1D23 gene encoding TBC1 domain family member 23 isoform X3, translated as MAEGEEALPPSSSWEKDLADALEEGGCDLETVRNIIQGRQLPADLRAKVWKIALNVVGKGDSLASWDGSLDLPEQSIIHKDCQELIDQLSVPEEEKSVLLLDIESVITFYCKSRNVKYSSCLGWIHLLKPLVHLRLPRSDLYNCFYAIMNKFIPRDCFMKGRPFHLFRLLLQYHEPELCSFLDTKKMTPDSYALNWLGSLFSYYCSAEVTQAIWDGYLQQADPFFIYFLMLIILVNAKDVILAQESDKEEMIKFLETSPANLDLEDIEDLFSLAQYYCSKTPASFRKDNHSLFGSSLLGLKDDDTDLSQALCLAISVSEILQANQQQGEGVRFFVVDCRPAEQYNAGHLSTAFHLDSDLMLQNPSEFAQSVKSLLEAQKQSIESGSVAGGEHLCFMGSGREEEDMYMNMVLAHFLQKNKEYVSIAKGGFMALQQHLADINVEGPENGYGHWIASTSGSRSSINSSVDGDSPNGSSDGKGVKSLVNKMTVALKTKSVNVKEKVISFIENTSTPVDRHVSSSDRVGKPYRGVKPVFSIGDEEEYDTDEIDSSSMSDDDRKEVVNIQTWINKPDVKYNFPCNEVKENGHMFPSHLLVTATHMYCLREIPSRKGLAYIQSRQALNSVVKITSKKKHPELITFKYGNSNTSGIEILAVERYLIPNAGDATKAIKQQIMKVLDALES; from the exons ATGGCGGAAGGGGAAGAGGCGCTGCCGCCGTCGAGCAGCTG GGAAAAAGATCTTGCAGACGCTTTAGAAGAAGGAGGCTGTGATCTTGAAACTGTGAGAAACATCATTCAAGGAAGGCAATTGCCTGCTGATCTGAGGGCCAAAGTCTGGAAG attgcACTTAATGTTGTAGGAAAGGGGGACAGCCTAGCATCCTGGGATGGCTCTTTAGACCTACCTGAACAGAGTATAATTCATAAGGATTGCCAAGAGCTAATTG ACCAGTTGTCAGTGCCAGAAGAGGAGAAGTCGGTATTACTTTTGGATATTGAGTCTGTTATTACTTTTTATTGCAAATCACGCAATGTTAAATACAGTTCTTGCCTCGGCTGGATACATCTACTTAAACCTCTGGTGCACCTTCGTTTGCCACGCAGTGATTTGTACAACTGCTTTTATGCTATCATGAATAAATTCATTCCAAG GGATTGTTTTATGAAGGGAAGACCGTTTCATCTATTTAGACTGCTTCTTCAGTACCATGAGCCTGAACTCTGCTCCTTTCTTGATACTAAGAAGATGACTCCAGACTCATATGCACTCAACTGG CTTGGAAGCCTCTTCTCGTATTACTGTTCAGCTGAAGTCACTCAGGCAATATGGGATGGATATCTACAACAAGCAGATCcattctttatttatttcttaatgttAATCATCCTTGTCAATGCAAA AGACGTTATCTTAGCACAAGAATCAGATAAAGAAGAAATGATAA AATTCTTAGAAACTTCACCAGCCAATCTTGATTTAGAGGATATAGAAGATCTCTTCTCTTTGGCACAATATTACTGTAGCAAAACTCCAGCTTCTTTCAGGAAG GACAACCACAGTCTTTTTGGCAGCAGCTTGCTGGGCCTCAAAGATGATGACACAGACTTGAGCCAGGCTCTCTGTCTAGCAATTTCTGTGTCTGAGATTCTTCAAGCAAATCAGCAACAAGGA GAAGGAGTAAGGTTCTTTGTAGTGGATTGTCGTCCTGCAGAGCAATACAATGCTGGGCATTTATCAACAGCATTTCATTTAGACTCAGATTTG ATGCTTCAAAACCCATCAGAATTTGCACAGTCTGTAAAATCCCTATTGGAAGCACAAAAACAATCTATTGAGTCTGGCTCCGTAGCTGGTGGGGAACATCTCTGCTTCATGGGAAGtggcagggaagaagaagaTATGTATATGAACATGGTGCTAGCACACTTCTTACAG aaaaataaggaGTATGTAAGCATTGCCAAGGGAGGATTTATGG CCCTTCAGCAGCACTTAGCAGATATCAATGTGGAAGGACCAGAAAATGGATATGGCCACTGGATTGCTAGTACCTCAGGCTCAAGAAGTAGCATAAACTCATCTGTTGAT GGTGATTCTCCTAATGGTTCAAGTGATGGAAAAGGAGTAAAGTCCCTGGTGAATAAAATGACGGTTGCTTTGAAGACTAAATCTGtgaatgtgaaagaaaaagttattaGTTTTATTGAAAATACATCTACTCCAGTGGACAG ACATGTCAGCAGCAGTGACAGAGTAGGAAAACCCTACCGTGGTGTGAAACCAGTATTCAGCATCGGAGATGAAGAAGAATATGATACCG ATGAAATTGATAGCTCCTCTATGTCAGATGATGATCGAAAAGAGGTCGTCAACATCCAAACATGGATAAATAAACCTGATGTGAAGTATAACTTCCCCTGTaatgaagtaaaagaaaatggacatATGTTTCCCAG tCATCTCCTAGTAACAGCAACTCATATGTACTGTTTGAGGGAGATTCCATCGCGAAAGGGACTGGCTTACATACAGTCTCGACAGGCACTTAATTCTGTAGTCAAAATCACATCCAAGAAGAAACATCCAGAACTGATCACCTTTAAATATGGAAATAGCAATACTTCAGGCATAGAAATTTTGGCAGTTGAAAG gtatttgaTTCCAAATGCAGGTGATGCTACCAAAGCCATAAAACAACAGATCATGAAAGTATTGGATGCCTTGGAGAGTTAA
- the TBC1D23 gene encoding TBC1 domain family member 23 isoform X1: MEPLKQSAEAIREIVKEKDLADALEEGGCDLETVRNIIQGRQLPADLRAKVWKIALNVVGKGDSLASWDGSLDLPEQSIIHKDCQELIDQLSVPEEEKSVLLLDIESVITFYCKSRNVKYSSCLGWIHLLKPLVHLRLPRSDLYNCFYAIMNKFIPRDCFMKGRPFHLFRLLLQYHEPELCSFLDTKKMTPDSYALNWLGSLFSYYCSAEVTQAIWDGYLQQADPFFIYFLMLIILVNAKDVILAQESDKEEMIKFLETSPANLDLEDIEDLFSLAQYYCSKTPASFRKDNHSLFGSSLLGLKDDDTDLSQALCLAISVSEILQANQQQGEGVRFFVVDCRPAEQYNAGHLSTAFHLDSDLMLQNPSEFAQSVKSLLEAQKQSIESGSVAGGEHLCFMGSGREEEDMYMNMVLAHFLQKNKEYVSIAKGGFMALQQHLADINVEGPENGYGHWIASTSGSRSSINSSVDGDSPNGSSDGKGVKSLVNKMTVALKTKSVNVKEKVISFIENTSTPVDRIPFNIPWPDRASLERHVSSSDRVGKPYRGVKPVFSIGDEEEYDTDEIDSSSMSDDDRKEVVNIQTWINKPDVKYNFPCNEVKENGHMFPSHLLVTATHMYCLREIPSRKGLAYIQSRQALNSVVKITSKKKHPELITFKYGNSNTSGIEILAVERYLIPNAGDATKAIKQQIMKVLDALES, translated from the exons ATGGAACCATTGAAACAGTCTGCAGAAGCTATCAGAGAGATTGTAAA GGAAAAAGATCTTGCAGACGCTTTAGAAGAAGGAGGCTGTGATCTTGAAACTGTGAGAAACATCATTCAAGGAAGGCAATTGCCTGCTGATCTGAGGGCCAAAGTCTGGAAG attgcACTTAATGTTGTAGGAAAGGGGGACAGCCTAGCATCCTGGGATGGCTCTTTAGACCTACCTGAACAGAGTATAATTCATAAGGATTGCCAAGAGCTAATTG ACCAGTTGTCAGTGCCAGAAGAGGAGAAGTCGGTATTACTTTTGGATATTGAGTCTGTTATTACTTTTTATTGCAAATCACGCAATGTTAAATACAGTTCTTGCCTCGGCTGGATACATCTACTTAAACCTCTGGTGCACCTTCGTTTGCCACGCAGTGATTTGTACAACTGCTTTTATGCTATCATGAATAAATTCATTCCAAG GGATTGTTTTATGAAGGGAAGACCGTTTCATCTATTTAGACTGCTTCTTCAGTACCATGAGCCTGAACTCTGCTCCTTTCTTGATACTAAGAAGATGACTCCAGACTCATATGCACTCAACTGG CTTGGAAGCCTCTTCTCGTATTACTGTTCAGCTGAAGTCACTCAGGCAATATGGGATGGATATCTACAACAAGCAGATCcattctttatttatttcttaatgttAATCATCCTTGTCAATGCAAA AGACGTTATCTTAGCACAAGAATCAGATAAAGAAGAAATGATAA AATTCTTAGAAACTTCACCAGCCAATCTTGATTTAGAGGATATAGAAGATCTCTTCTCTTTGGCACAATATTACTGTAGCAAAACTCCAGCTTCTTTCAGGAAG GACAACCACAGTCTTTTTGGCAGCAGCTTGCTGGGCCTCAAAGATGATGACACAGACTTGAGCCAGGCTCTCTGTCTAGCAATTTCTGTGTCTGAGATTCTTCAAGCAAATCAGCAACAAGGA GAAGGAGTAAGGTTCTTTGTAGTGGATTGTCGTCCTGCAGAGCAATACAATGCTGGGCATTTATCAACAGCATTTCATTTAGACTCAGATTTG ATGCTTCAAAACCCATCAGAATTTGCACAGTCTGTAAAATCCCTATTGGAAGCACAAAAACAATCTATTGAGTCTGGCTCCGTAGCTGGTGGGGAACATCTCTGCTTCATGGGAAGtggcagggaagaagaagaTATGTATATGAACATGGTGCTAGCACACTTCTTACAG aaaaataaggaGTATGTAAGCATTGCCAAGGGAGGATTTATGG CCCTTCAGCAGCACTTAGCAGATATCAATGTGGAAGGACCAGAAAATGGATATGGCCACTGGATTGCTAGTACCTCAGGCTCAAGAAGTAGCATAAACTCATCTGTTGAT GGTGATTCTCCTAATGGTTCAAGTGATGGAAAAGGAGTAAAGTCCCTGGTGAATAAAATGACGGTTGCTTTGAAGACTAAATCTGtgaatgtgaaagaaaaagttattaGTTTTATTGAAAATACATCTACTCCAGTGGACAG AATACCTTTCAATATTCCCTGGCCAGACAGAGCAAGCCTGGAGCG ACATGTCAGCAGCAGTGACAGAGTAGGAAAACCCTACCGTGGTGTGAAACCAGTATTCAGCATCGGAGATGAAGAAGAATATGATACCG ATGAAATTGATAGCTCCTCTATGTCAGATGATGATCGAAAAGAGGTCGTCAACATCCAAACATGGATAAATAAACCTGATGTGAAGTATAACTTCCCCTGTaatgaagtaaaagaaaatggacatATGTTTCCCAG tCATCTCCTAGTAACAGCAACTCATATGTACTGTTTGAGGGAGATTCCATCGCGAAAGGGACTGGCTTACATACAGTCTCGACAGGCACTTAATTCTGTAGTCAAAATCACATCCAAGAAGAAACATCCAGAACTGATCACCTTTAAATATGGAAATAGCAATACTTCAGGCATAGAAATTTTGGCAGTTGAAAG gtatttgaTTCCAAATGCAGGTGATGCTACCAAAGCCATAAAACAACAGATCATGAAAGTATTGGATGCCTTGGAGAGTTAA
- the TBC1D23 gene encoding TBC1 domain family member 23 isoform X2: protein MEPLKQSAEAIREIVKEKDLADALEEGGCDLETVRNIIQGRQLPADLRAKVWKIALNVVGKGDSLASWDGSLDLPEQSIIHKDCQELIDQLSVPEEEKSVLLLDIESVITFYCKSRNVKYSSCLGWIHLLKPLVHLRLPRSDLYNCFYAIMNKFIPRDCFMKGRPFHLFRLLLQYHEPELCSFLDTKKMTPDSYALNWLGSLFSYYCSAEVTQAIWDGYLQQADPFFIYFLMLIILVNAKDVILAQESDKEEMIKFLETSPANLDLEDIEDLFSLAQYYCSKTPASFRKDNHSLFGSSLLGLKDDDTDLSQALCLAISVSEILQANQQQGEGVRFFVVDCRPAEQYNAGHLSTAFHLDSDLMLQNPSEFAQSVKSLLEAQKQSIESGSVAGGEHLCFMGSGREEEDMYMNMVLAHFLQKNKEYVSIAKGGFMALQQHLADINVEGPENGYGHWIASTSGSRSSINSSVDGDSPNGSSDGKGVKSLVNKMTVALKTKSVNVKEKVISFIENTSTPVDRHVSSSDRVGKPYRGVKPVFSIGDEEEYDTDEIDSSSMSDDDRKEVVNIQTWINKPDVKYNFPCNEVKENGHMFPSHLLVTATHMYCLREIPSRKGLAYIQSRQALNSVVKITSKKKHPELITFKYGNSNTSGIEILAVERYLIPNAGDATKAIKQQIMKVLDALES from the exons ATGGAACCATTGAAACAGTCTGCAGAAGCTATCAGAGAGATTGTAAA GGAAAAAGATCTTGCAGACGCTTTAGAAGAAGGAGGCTGTGATCTTGAAACTGTGAGAAACATCATTCAAGGAAGGCAATTGCCTGCTGATCTGAGGGCCAAAGTCTGGAAG attgcACTTAATGTTGTAGGAAAGGGGGACAGCCTAGCATCCTGGGATGGCTCTTTAGACCTACCTGAACAGAGTATAATTCATAAGGATTGCCAAGAGCTAATTG ACCAGTTGTCAGTGCCAGAAGAGGAGAAGTCGGTATTACTTTTGGATATTGAGTCTGTTATTACTTTTTATTGCAAATCACGCAATGTTAAATACAGTTCTTGCCTCGGCTGGATACATCTACTTAAACCTCTGGTGCACCTTCGTTTGCCACGCAGTGATTTGTACAACTGCTTTTATGCTATCATGAATAAATTCATTCCAAG GGATTGTTTTATGAAGGGAAGACCGTTTCATCTATTTAGACTGCTTCTTCAGTACCATGAGCCTGAACTCTGCTCCTTTCTTGATACTAAGAAGATGACTCCAGACTCATATGCACTCAACTGG CTTGGAAGCCTCTTCTCGTATTACTGTTCAGCTGAAGTCACTCAGGCAATATGGGATGGATATCTACAACAAGCAGATCcattctttatttatttcttaatgttAATCATCCTTGTCAATGCAAA AGACGTTATCTTAGCACAAGAATCAGATAAAGAAGAAATGATAA AATTCTTAGAAACTTCACCAGCCAATCTTGATTTAGAGGATATAGAAGATCTCTTCTCTTTGGCACAATATTACTGTAGCAAAACTCCAGCTTCTTTCAGGAAG GACAACCACAGTCTTTTTGGCAGCAGCTTGCTGGGCCTCAAAGATGATGACACAGACTTGAGCCAGGCTCTCTGTCTAGCAATTTCTGTGTCTGAGATTCTTCAAGCAAATCAGCAACAAGGA GAAGGAGTAAGGTTCTTTGTAGTGGATTGTCGTCCTGCAGAGCAATACAATGCTGGGCATTTATCAACAGCATTTCATTTAGACTCAGATTTG ATGCTTCAAAACCCATCAGAATTTGCACAGTCTGTAAAATCCCTATTGGAAGCACAAAAACAATCTATTGAGTCTGGCTCCGTAGCTGGTGGGGAACATCTCTGCTTCATGGGAAGtggcagggaagaagaagaTATGTATATGAACATGGTGCTAGCACACTTCTTACAG aaaaataaggaGTATGTAAGCATTGCCAAGGGAGGATTTATGG CCCTTCAGCAGCACTTAGCAGATATCAATGTGGAAGGACCAGAAAATGGATATGGCCACTGGATTGCTAGTACCTCAGGCTCAAGAAGTAGCATAAACTCATCTGTTGAT GGTGATTCTCCTAATGGTTCAAGTGATGGAAAAGGAGTAAAGTCCCTGGTGAATAAAATGACGGTTGCTTTGAAGACTAAATCTGtgaatgtgaaagaaaaagttattaGTTTTATTGAAAATACATCTACTCCAGTGGACAG ACATGTCAGCAGCAGTGACAGAGTAGGAAAACCCTACCGTGGTGTGAAACCAGTATTCAGCATCGGAGATGAAGAAGAATATGATACCG ATGAAATTGATAGCTCCTCTATGTCAGATGATGATCGAAAAGAGGTCGTCAACATCCAAACATGGATAAATAAACCTGATGTGAAGTATAACTTCCCCTGTaatgaagtaaaagaaaatggacatATGTTTCCCAG tCATCTCCTAGTAACAGCAACTCATATGTACTGTTTGAGGGAGATTCCATCGCGAAAGGGACTGGCTTACATACAGTCTCGACAGGCACTTAATTCTGTAGTCAAAATCACATCCAAGAAGAAACATCCAGAACTGATCACCTTTAAATATGGAAATAGCAATACTTCAGGCATAGAAATTTTGGCAGTTGAAAG gtatttgaTTCCAAATGCAGGTGATGCTACCAAAGCCATAAAACAACAGATCATGAAAGTATTGGATGCCTTGGAGAGTTAA